Proteins from a genomic interval of Papaver somniferum cultivar HN1 chromosome 4, ASM357369v1, whole genome shotgun sequence:
- the LOC113273095 gene encoding uncharacterized protein LOC113273095 — translation MIQRAQEKVLISGFQDAIGGKLISHLQFADDTLIFLDADIEQIKNLRLILLSFEQLTSLKINFAKSTIYGVSYSNDLAQFSNLLGCYSGVLPTTYLGLLLGDKSGGVAKWDKVIDNVTRILPGWSKKDLSRSGKITLINSVLASMPVYYMCLFVISVSVAKKIEKNHEGLFVA, via the coding sequence ATGATTCAAAGAGCTCAAGAAAAAGTTCTAATTTCAGGTTTTCAGGATGCAATTGGAGGAAAGTTAATTAGTCACttgcaatttgcagatgacacTCTCATTTTCTTGGATGCTGATATTGAGCAAATTAAAAATTTGAGACTGATTTTATTATCCTTTGAGCAGCTTACAAGCTTAAAAATAAACTTTGCCAAAAGCACAATCTATGGAGTTTCTTATTCTAATGATCTTGCTCAGTTTTCTAATCTTCTTGGTTGTTATTCTGGTGTACTGCCAACTACTTACTTGGGTTTACTTCTTGGAGATAAAAGTGGAGGAGTTGCAAAATGGGACAAAGTCATTGACAATGTCACAAGAATATTACCAGGTTGGTCTAAAAAGGATTTGAGCAGATCAGGTAAGATAACTTTAATAAACAGTGTTCTGGCTAGTATGCCAGTTTACTATATGTGTTTATTTGTCATCTCAGTTTCAGTGGCTAAGAAGATTGAAAAAAATCATGAGGGACTTTTTGTGGCATga